CAGTGCCGGCGTACGTCCCGTCGCCTGACCGACCGGGGCACCCGACGGCTGTGCAGAGCTATACACACTCGGCTCCAGAGTCCACATGCCCCCACAGACACAGGCTCGTAACAGCCCCAGCTTCACAATCATGCGGAAGGAGAGTAGGGACCGCGGCGGATGCGTATCGCTAGAGACTTCGCAGCAGCGAACGCATCGCCGCCGACGCTGCTGCACCTGCGTGCTGGATTTCCCGTTCTGGTTTGCATTCGCATTTGCGTTGGTCTCCGGAAGAGCAGATGCAGTAGGCCTACAAGGgatcttcttgatgatgtccACATCCCGGCTCCGGCGGTACATCTCGGTGCGGCGGTCGTTGGACAGGCCCAGCCAGCTGTAGTCACCCATGTAGATCGTGATGCGGTCGATTTCCGTCTTCAGCGCGGGGACCGTCTGTCGGAGGATGGTGGACACCGCCGGTACCAGCACGGGAGGCACACGGGCGTTGACCAGGAGTTCCTTCTCCGGGCCTGGCCGTTCCGCGTCGCCGAACCCGGCACCGTGGTAAGCGTGACGCACGGCCGAGTCCACGCCCGCGAGGAACTTCTCGTATGCGTCGATACGGATTGGGGCGGATTCCAGTGTTTGGTAGATCTCCGCGTAGTAGACGCGGGCATCGCCGCTTAGAGGCGCTGCGGTCGCGTAGCCTGCGTAGATCCCTCGCAAACCCCGGCAGATGAACCGCAGGAATGCGCGAGACATGCttgagaggaggatgatgagaggaAGGGAACTTGTGGATTTCACTGCCGGAAATGGGGGTTAGCATGGTTCACCAGGTATGTAGAGGCGAGGCCCCACGAACACTTCTGTGTAAATGCCTCCTGGTCGCCGGACAGGCTTTCAAAGTCATCGGCGAGGTCGAACAGCTCGTTGAGCACGTAGAATGAAAAATCAAGGGCCCATTTAGTATTTCCGAGCACCATACGCAAAACATCTATGCAGTAGAGTACGGTTAGCACCAGCTTCGTTGTGAATCAACCTAGGTAATCTCACCAGGGTCATGCGGTTCTGTGGTGCCGCCTTTGTTGtactggaagaagaatgcatATAGAACCGACGCAtggcgaagctggaggacGGCCCAAGGTATAGAGGATGCAAAGCTTCGCGGCGTGTATTTGTTCTTGAATCCCAGAGCAGCTTGGATACTCAGACAGCGAGGAATGTAAGGATGGTTCATAAGTTTATCCTGCTCTACTGTAAAGTTGCAGTTTATAGGCAAAGCGCGGTATGCTTCGTTGATGAAGGTGGCTTGCGCCTCTGTGCATTTGTTAGCGGAAAGGCTCATTGCAACGATCGAAGGAGGGGAACTAACCGGGTGTCAGCTGGCGTACAAGAATCAACAGGATGTCGTCGGTATTTACGTCGCTTCCGCATCCCCGACAGAATGCTAGGGTCAGCGCTGCAATAGCAGCCGAATATTTGTCTAGTGCTGTGTCAGAAAATGCGCCGACTCATAACCTTGCAGTCTAGACACGTACTCTCGTCATGAAGTCCGCCCTCAGCCCCGTAAGAGTGTTCGGTGAGCCTTAGGTGAGTTTGTCCCTCTCCGTCAAGCATTACGGCAGCGCACGCGTTTGGTGAGAAACTGATATGAAGACCTGCTGCAAATCCATAGGTCAGAGTGGTCGAGGCAATGCGACCGAAAATATCACTGACCTGAGGGCTCTGGGGGGTGGTGAAAGCCCGCCTGAGCTAAGCTGGTTACAGTGTTTGCGTCGTCGACTCCGTTGACCACAGCCATGGTCTTGGGATCATAGAAAACCACAGAGCCGTCGTCGTATGTGATGGCAAGCACATTGCCATACTCGATCTGGTCTATCGAGATGGCGTACTTGTCGGAATAGACATCATCCAACCGACGCAGCTCCAATTTCGGCTGCCTCAATTGTCAACAGCGATGCAAACGATCATCAACGTAAGAAGGACTTACCTTGACCTGGGCATTGTTTTTCTTCGAAGGGACGTCATCAAATTTCGGATGAAGAGTCAGCGGACCGGTGTCCAATTGCCACCGTACAAAGACGCTTGCCGGGCCTTGTTGCTGAGGATGATCCTGCGTGACGTGGAGAGGGGCTGAATAGATAGCGACTACCCAAGGATTTGCCGTTGAGCCCGCTGGGTTATCGAGGGCTGGAAGCACAATGTCCAAGCCAGTAAGACAATAAAGAGAGTTGGTGAATGAGGGCAAGCCCGGTGCATTATCTCCCGCATGGCGGTTTGTGCCTCGCACATCACACTGGGATTCGACTTTGCAATGGAGGAAGCGGAAAGAAGGAACAGGCCAAGGGACTGGTGGTTTTTGCTGGCCAGGGTCGTATTGCGTCGGGGTCCAGGCGATGTGAACGCGATAAAGACAAAGTTTCTGGCATGCTGAGTGTGTGGCAATGAGGATGCCGCCCTGCGTAGATACCAAGGCCGCGTGGGTCAGGAGTCGGTCTGAGTAGCCTGTATTTTTGAGTTCTGCGGAGATTTCTGCCCATCTACCGTCGGGATTCTGATACAACAGTCGGATGATTCCGGACCTGGTCACGCAGACCAAACCTGCCTTATTGACTGGATGGAACGGACCGATTGGACGACGTCGAAATGGCGAGTAGGCCCAGCGCCCCTGCACCTTTGCCGCTTGATAGAAAGAATGCACCTGGATGACAGTGAGTCGAGGGTCCCGGAAGTGTCTCTAGATCGGCCAATACGCACCGTGCGTTGGGTGTTCAACCACATCATACCCACTATTTGAgcgccgtcatcatcaggATCGAAAGCTGCTTGACGATGACCAGCAATGCTGTTGAGTGCAATTGAAATTGAGTAAATGGATACCCTTCCCGAAGAATCCGCCACCGCCAGTTCGACCCCTGGCTCATTCCAGCACAGATGAACCAAGGTGTGCCCTCCATGAGCATCGGTGACTGGCAGTAGAGGGGTTTCCTCACTGAGTACCCATTTTCCATCTGAAGGTCGACACTGGAGATGACGAACATTGACTCTCAGACCGTCCTGAGAGATGTATGCAATACATCCCAGTTTTGACCATGCAATCTTCCTGATGTAACGTTAGTTCTAGTGCCATGCTTGTACACTCGCAAGCTTCGACCTTGATACTTACTGACAACAACCTATCAGTCTCATTTCATCTAACCGTTGTGCAAGACCTCTCGGAGAGGTAGTAGAAGGGGACAAGCCCAGCTCGAGGGAGCCGGGCTCTCCAAACAAATCGTCAACATTGATGCCGTCTTCCATGATCAAGGGCATTTTGAACAGGTATCGTGTCTTGATTTACCAAAATCGATGACGAGGTACAGCTTCAGAAAACTGCCAGCACCATCATTATCCTCCAGGCATTAATCAAAAGTGATGGCCTGCGAGACCGGAGAACCCGTTCCAACGTGCGCGGATGCACAAGATGACCACGAATTCTACCTGATCAGGAAGAATTCAACAATATCATATCAATGAGTTCTCtcccatgatgatgatttttACCTTATCATTATGCCTTTTGTCTCACCCTTCTATCAGTAGGATCATCACAGTTCGTTCTCCACATGCAATTAATCAAGCTAATCAGTCATCCGTCATGTGATATCATGTGGGCCAATCTCCCGGCCAACCGCTCAACCTGCCATGATTGGTGCTTTTCGACTGTATATCGATGGATACAACAAAAACCCTTCAGAACGTCGGCGAGCTCGGTAGAAAATGCATCCTCACACTGATCCACACATTCCATTTGATGGACTATGTGTCTTCAAGTTAATGCTGCACATTCAATACTGTGAACATGACATGTCCTGCGTTATGGGAGAAATGACAAACTGCACCACTCTAAGGGATCGTTTCTATTTCTCGCCAATGTTAGAGCTTGATGGACAGTCTCTACAGGTACAGGTTGAAACGTAAGATCTCAGTACTCTTGCAGCTAGAGGGTACCAAATTCGTGGATATTGAAGCTTTCTACGCTGACCTGATAGCTTCATGTCTTAAGCCCTCAGAAGTGTGGCCGCAGGGCATCTTATAAGGTTGACCAATGAGACTGCAGCAATCAAGGACGGGAACAATCCAGCCTAAAACTCTGCAATAATCATCATAACAATGATGTGTCAAGACCACCGGAATCATCTCATCGCATAAGTTAATGAAAGCTCAGCTAGGAGTGAATGGAGGGTTGGCCTTATCTAACGCACCAGCAAGCTTTCAGATAGCTTTACTGATTTCGTCAAATTGCAGTAGACCAAGTTCCCTATGTTGtaaggtactctgtactcagTCTTGTAGATATCCTTTGCTCCGTCTTAGCCACAAGACCCGTTCCTTTCCCTTGTCCAAGAACCCTTCCACTGCTACCACGAAGGCGATGACGGTCTCCATTGCCGTCGGATGATACCTTATATATTGCCATTACTCCCAACCCTTCCTTCACTTTCGCCCGCAGCCGACAGCAACATTCCTCCTGACATACCACATGTTGCTCTTCGATCCTGATCAACCCTAACAGCGATTCAAATAGGTGGTCTTGGTCCATTGAGTCCTTTCCACCGTGTCTGATCCATTATTTGACTAAACCCGTCGGCGgtgcctcttcctctcatcTCTCCCCGTGGGTCAGTCAAAATAAACACAGCACATCGGCACCAAGCGACAAAAGAccagacagacagacagactcTGCTAAAGAACAATCTTCCTTCCACCACAACACCACCCACTTCTTCCTCCTATGGCTTAGGTTGTGGTTATTCACTCTCCCCTGCTTCATCATTCTCGCCCCGTCTTTCTATTTCCCGTCGACATTAATCCCTCGGTCAAATCTTCTCCCTGAATTTTCCCCGTCATTCTAGTCTTAATTCCCAGCCGAAAGCTGGTTCAACTCCCTTCTGAGGCGAGATTCTGATTTTTCTCCAAATTACTCTACCTTAATTACGTGTTCCGTCTTTCCCATGATCGTATCTCAGGGCAACTTCTAGCTTTTCCCTGTGGAAagctcctctttcttcctaTCGCCCGTTCTCCTCTCGCTACGTATTTTCCTCATCAAATACGTGAATCATCACAGCTCTCATGGCGTCGCCTCCACCCTCTTCAACCACCACCGCTTCCTCCTTaaccacctccacctctaGCTCTTCCTCACAAACCTCTACAGTCTCAGACGAGAGGTGGAATCCTAAATTCATGGATGATTTCGACCTTTCAGAGCTATCAGAGCTGAGCTCTCCGCCAGCATCCCCTCAATCCCCTCCAAGCTTCATTCCCTCGCCGCCTCCATCTCAAGACGCGGGCGAGTCGTCTAGCGCCGCACGCGGCCAAGACGGTCTCTCCCCCGCCAGAAAGAAGCGTCGCGTAGCTACACCAAAAGAGCGCACCACGCAACACCTCGATTTGTCCAGGGATTCAGGGCTCAGTTTTAGGGAACAGCAGGCGCAGGTTGATTTACTCGTCAAAACTCTTCGTCGTCACCGCAAGATTGTCGTCATCGCGGGTGCTGGTATCTCCACGTCTGCAGGCAGTATGCACTCCCTTCAGCCTCATGGTGGACGACAGAAGAACAGACACGCTAATTGGCTGATCTATGATTATAGTTCCTGACTTTCGCTCTACCGATGGCCTCTTCAAATCCCTCCAGAAGAAACACAACCTCAAAGCTTCCGGCAAGCTTCTGTTCGACGCTGCCGTCTACCAGGATGAGTCCCTGACCGCCTCCTTTCAGGATATGGTGCGGTCGCTGTCGGAAGAGGCGGCCAAGACCTGCCCGACCGCATTCCACCACATGCTCGCTCGTCTAGCACAGGAGAACCGGCTCACACGACTGTACACTCAGAATATCGATGGTATCGAGACATCAATGCCTCCTCTGGCAACCCAGATTCCTCTGAACGTAAAGGCTCCCTGGCCGCGCACGATCCAATTGCACGGAAGCCTGGACAAAATGGTCTGCCAAAAGTGCCGTCATCTGCTCGATTTCGACCGGGAAATGTTCAACAGGCCTGACGCTCCTGAATGCCCCGAGTGTTCGAAGAATAACCAATTTCGCATCGAGACCGGACAGCGCAGTCATGGAATTGGCAAGATGCGACCGCGGATTGTGCTGTACAACGAGCACAACCCGGACGAGGAGGCGATTACCTCGGTCATGAACGCAGATATCCGGTCGCGGCCGGACGCCCTGATCGTGGTCGGCACCAGTCTGAAAATCCCCGGCGTACGTCGCCTGGTGAAAAGCCTCTGCTCTGTGATCCGCACGCGTCGCAACGGCGTCACCATGTGGATCAACAACGAGCCGCCTGCTGGCAAGGAGTTTGAAGACTGCTGGGATTTGATGGTCAAGGGCGACTGTGACGAAGTGGCGCGGCTGGCCGGTCTGAAACGGTGGGATGACGATTCGGAGGACGTGTTTGACGAATGCAACTCCTCCGAAGTCGAGCGGGTGAAGAAGGAACAAGGTGCTGTATCCATTGTCATCCGaacaccgaagaagaagcagaagacgcAAACAGGAATTCTTACGCCTTCCTCTAGCCACGACGAGGAGTCAACAGAACTGCGACACAAGCACCCATCGAACGGCGGCTCTCTCCATAATCCCGCCAGCCGGGGACGCAGTCTCAAAGATGTGCTCCACAAGGCGAAAGGCGGCGAACCCACGAAAGCCGCACCGAAAAAGAGTGCGCCCAAGAAGCGAGGCAAGAAAGTCGAGCCGGCGCACAATGCAAAGATCACCGCCTTTAGCAAAGTCACCAAAACCGCAAGGGCCGCGACTGGCGATGCTGGCAAATCCGTCAAACTGGAGAAGGATGATGCGAAACCGATGCACCCACTTCCGCCTGGTGCGGCGCGCAATAACGGGCCTCTCTTCCCTAACCTTGTCGGTAAAGGAAACACTTCTCCGTGCGGTGGATTCTGGAGCAACCCTGACACGATTTCTCCCAAATCGGTCCCGAAGGGAATGAAGGATCTGCTCAATCCTCCAAGTCCGTGATGTTTCCAGTTCAAGTTTGGCCTTTCTGTACTATTATTTTTCGAACTGAGGACGACCGGGCGACCGATCCTCAGATGTTGTTCACGGATACCACTGATAGATTATGTTGCATATTTGGCGTTGGGTGtgtggggggggggggatgATCTGAATTCAATGCACTATGTCTTGCATTGACTCTGAATAGTCGATGGATGGACGTGCGGCTGGATTATCCTGTAGTTCTTGCTGTATACTCTACGGGATCATGGTACTTGTTGGACGCATGGCGATAAGCGTTTTTGAAGACCGGCGTTGGTGATATTGCTCCTTGCACTTGACAGCTCCGATTAGTTGCTGAATCAATAAGACGTGTCAATGACACGAGTTCATCGAACAATTCTTCTGTATACGTGGTGCTTATCAATCAGTATTCATTGCGTAGTCTGATGTCTCCTCTTAAGCAAAGCAATTTTTTGTGTCTATCCCAAACCAAGCCCGCTCTGCAGCTGCGTCCCAGGTCCCGACTCATTTTCGCTTTCTGtgtcatctgcagcatcagGATCCATCGTTCGCCTCGGTCGCGAATCGCGATCCAGATCTTCTACTCGATCGATGTCCTCTTCTTGtgtctcatcttcatcctcctcctcgccatcatcctcatcctcctcctcgtcttcctcggcctcctcctcattctccaaGCCCGGTTCTTGTTCCTCCTGGgtgtcatcgtcatcttcctcctcctcatgcCCCTCCTGAGCACTAGACGAACCCCCCTCAACCCGCTTCACCCTCTTCACCTCACGTACCGCgctctcctcgtcatctaCCTGTGTTTTCTGGACAGCCCCGGCCTCGTCACCGACCCCCGCCCCCGACTTCCTCCCCTTCCGCTTCCCAGCCTTCATCTCCGTAAACGCCTCTagttccttctccagcctAGGCCGGAACGCCTCAAACTCCAGCTCGGATAGCGCAGAAAACACGTCCGCGGGCGCAACCGTTCGCTTGAGCGTCGCCTCGTTCGCGCTACATTCGTCAGCATCAACCCAGCCGCTTCACTCTTCATTGTAtaggaagggaagggaaagaaaggaaacaaagaaaaagaaaagaagaaacatACTGCGAAGCAAGATACGACACAAACACCGTCGCAGCCTTCTGGATCGCTAGCACCGCATCTTTCTGGATGGCTGTGTTGGGGGGGAGGACTGCTTTCGCTAGTCGGAGAGTGAGCGATCGCGGGAGGAGGTAGTCCTGCATATGCCTGTCAGTCTTGCTGTAGGTTTAGCAGATCGGGGATTGGTTGGAAAAAACTCTACCTCGATACTCACGCCCTCGGCGCGAGCtttgagctgctgctcggTTGCTTGGACATTCTGGACTGGTGAGGTCTGGTTCTGCGGTTGCGGCGAGGGGCCGTCTGCATCGGTTGGGGCATCGGTGGACTTCCGGGTAGGCATTTTTTCTTGCTTGCTGTTTAACAGTGCATCGAGAGTTTCTGTgaggtgctgctggtgatTGATTGTGGTGCGTGGTCAATCTCAGCTGTGGTTGATAGTTTGAGGTGGATGACGCGAAAAGTCCGTGGACGCGAGGGTTGGCGCGTGGCGAGCTTTATCTGACTTGAGTTGACCGCTGGATAGTATCGACGAATGTACCTATCTAGAATACTGCGTGCACTTTGATGGTGTGTGGTATGATCTGGTTTGGAGTATTTAGGGAAATCGTGTCGTATTATATTCTTTGGAAGGGCAAAGTTGGATAATTACCAGATAAGAATTACTATGGCGTAGGTATATATATCTCGCGGAATCCGCAATGCACCACCATACTCTGGGATTTTTCTAAACACTCACCAGATTGGTTCGAGTCAAGTCAGGATTATCTACCAAGTATTCCCCGTATATCAAGACGCAAAGCGAGACGGGCGTGAGCGAGGGTGTTGATATGAATGGAGAAGGAGTTGTATCTCAACAGTCTGCTACCGTACTGAATGTTGAGGATGAGCTACATGCTCACAGGAAGATATGTAGAAGCCTGGTCTACTACAGGTGGCCATTGCAGGATGCTCCGGATGCGGCAGCAATCATGAATGTGGTAGAATCCCAGATATTGCTATCTATCTAACGTACTGTCCAAAGGAAGACTCAAGAACCGGGACAACGCCTTTTTGGTATCCATGAATAACCGAATAAgctgaagaaagaaaagaccgTTCTTGGTGTACCGTCTactccgccatctcctcgtcgtcccCCTCGCCATTACCCCAGAGTCCCTCGATCTTGAACTCCGCAGCCCACTCGGTGACAATCTGTTTTGTGTCAAC
The DNA window shown above is from Aspergillus fumigatus Af293 chromosome 1, whole genome shotgun sequence and carries:
- the sin4 gene encoding mediator of RNA polymerase II transcription subunit 16 translates to MPLIMEDGINVDDLFGEPGSLELGLSPSTTSPRGLAQRLDEMRLIGCCQKIAWSKLGCIAYISQDGLRVNVRHLQCRPSDGKWVLSEETPLLPVTDAHGGHTLVHLCWNEPGVELAVADSSGRVSIYSISIALNSIAGHRQAAFDPDDDGAQIVGMMWLNTQRTVHSFYQAAKVQGRWAYSPFRRRPIGPFHPVNKAGLVCVTRSGIIRLLYQNPDGRWAEISAELKNTGYSDRLLTHAALVSTQGGILIATHSACQKLCLYRVHIAWTPTQYDPGQQKPPVPWPVPSFRFLHCKVESQCDVRGTNRHAGDNAPGLPSFTNSLYCLTGLDIVLPALDNPAGSTANPWVVAIYSAPLHVTQDHPQQQGPASVFVRWQLDTGPLTLHPKFDDVPSKKNNAQVKPKLELRRLDDVYSDKYAISIDQIEYGNVLAITYDDGSVVFYDPKTMAVVNGVDDANTVTSLAQAGFHHPPEPSGLHISFSPNACAAVMLDGEGQTHLRLTEHSYGAEGGLHDENKYSAAIAALTLAFCRGCGSDVNTDDILLILVRQLTPEAQATFINEAYRALPINCNFTVEQDKLMNHPYIPRCLSIQAALGFKNKYTPRSFASSIPWAVLQLRHASVLYAFFFQYNKGGTTEPHDPDVLRMVLGNTKWALDFSFYVLNELFDLADDFESLSGDQEAFTQKLKSTSSLPLIILLSSMSRAFLRFICRGLRGIYAGYATAAPLSGDARVYYAEIYQTLESAPIRIDAYEKFLAGVDSAVRHAYHGAGFGDAERPGPEKELLVNARVPPVLVPAVSTILRQTVPALKTEIDRITIYMGDYSWLGLSNDRRTEMYRRSRDVDIIKKIPCRPTASALPETNANANANQNGKSSTQVQQRRRRCVRCCEVSSDTHPPRSLLSFRMIVKLGLLRACVCGGMWTLEPSVYSSAQPSGAPVGQATGRTPALVAAGLAGSS
- the cbfA gene encoding uncharacterized protein, encoding MPTRKSTDAPTDADGPSPQPQNQTSPVQNVQATEQQLKARAEGVSIEDYLLPRSLTLRLAKAVLPPNTAIQKDAVLAIQKAATVFVSYLASHANEATLKRTVAPADVFSALSELEFEAFRPRLEKELEAFTEMKAGKRKGRKSGAGVGDEAGAVQKTQVDDEESAVREVKRVKRVEGGSSSAQEGHEEEEDDDDTQEEQEPGLENEEEAEEDEEEDEDDGEEEDEDETQEEDIDRVEDLDRDSRPRRTMDPDAADDTESENESGPGTQLQSGLGLG
- a CDS encoding putative SIR2 family histone deacetylase (Hst4); the protein is MASPPPSSTTTASSLTTSTSSSSSQTSTVSDERWNPKFMDDFDLSELSELSSPPASPQSPPSFIPSPPPSQDAGESSSAARGQDGLSPARKKRRVATPKERTTQHLDLSRDSGLSFREQQAQVDLLVKTLRRHRKIVVIAGAGISTSAGIPDFRSTDGLFKSLQKKHNLKASGKLLFDAAVYQDESLTASFQDMVRSLSEEAAKTCPTAFHHMLARLAQENRLTRLYTQNIDGIETSMPPLATQIPLNVKAPWPRTIQLHGSLDKMVCQKCRHLLDFDREMFNRPDAPECPECSKNNQFRIETGQRSHGIGKMRPRIVLYNEHNPDEEAITSVMNADIRSRPDALIVVGTSLKIPGVRRLVKSLCSVIRTRRNGVTMWINNEPPAGKEFEDCWDLMVKGDCDEVARLAGLKRWDDDSEDVFDECNSSEVERVKKEQGAVSIVIRTPKKKQKTQTGILTPSSSHDEESTELRHKHPSNGGSLHNPASRGRSLKDVLHKAKGGEPTKAAPKKSAPKKRGKKVEPAHNAKITAFSKVTKTARAATGDAGKSVKLEKDDAKPMHPLPPGAARNNGPLFPNLVGKGNTSPCGGFWSNPDTISPKSVPKGMKDLLNPPSP